From a single Rosa rugosa chromosome 7, drRosRugo1.1, whole genome shotgun sequence genomic region:
- the LOC133723207 gene encoding uncharacterized protein LOC133723207, giving the protein MNNHEEHNSNNVVMNNDEEHTNNIEEDNESEPMNNHEERRNNIHQVRRMRRARINNNPARDFHEEMGVHDCQLPPLKTCPYCNALLFNQETFSLCCLKGNIVLPLIQSPPEMVHLFSDQTDEGRKFRQNIRAYNNVFASTSMGVHVDERINIQGRGPYTFHAQGSIYHKIGGLLPIDGRRPRYLQAYIYDTEHELENRLSESEVLERGMVEKIQQILNQHNPFVQTFRSLRQRQDLPNCRLIIREQPSDRRQYNLPSASQVAAIIVGGDDINPNGRDFIVQTISGQLWNVKDSVGYYDPMQYPLLLPYGTYGWDINTHGNNGRPICVKVMKILYIEEDASSNSNVGRRTILPSSFIGSPHDIYQRYQDAMALVQKYGRPDLFITMTCNPNWEEVRNELLPGQTPQDRPDLVTRVFHAKFEQLKEDIINKGVLGKVAAHAFVVEFQKRGLPHVHMLIMLEENDKLNNPDEYDRIVRAEIAYEDEEPQLYDAVCTHMIHGPCGTLNPRQSCMKNGSCNKGYPKPFANFTVQGNDAYPVYRRRASRLPVPLRRRGDVMVDNSWVVPYNPWLLLRYNCHINVEICGSIKSVKYLYKYIYKGPDRVALELQSNTEFDEIRQFVDARWVCAPEALWRIFKFAMNKIYPVVERLQIHLPNMQQITFNVDETVENILADEHAQMSMLTEFFTINQMDEDARAYLYREIPEHYRWDNSNKIWVKRRRNYKVIGRIYSVSPSEGEKFYPCVLNHVRGPRSFRDLLTVNGVLQPTFKQAAEKQDYPSSGDIANRNRLLQDLNGVLEQFNRNIRDFDLPEMTTEPEENSRMPRCIEDELSVHISQEDIDAIDRLNDDQRIAFNTIMDAVQRKRSALFFVNGPGGTGKTYLYRALLANIRRMNHIVLATASSGIAANILPGGRTAHSRFKIPLNVDASSMCSIGKQSALAQLVQDSTAIIWDEAPMTHRHVFEALYQTFRDIMDVDLPFGGKIMIFGGDFCQLLPVIPKGTKSELIQASIVKSTFWTHIKILRLRQNMRSINDHQFAEFLLRVGDGSEQVINDEMIRLPECMVVPWESDQSINLIIDEVFPNLGDHVNDARYMVDRALITLINDDVDVLNEKIIHMFPGEEITLYSFDSVEDDIRNLYQPEFLNSITAGGLPPHKLTLKVGAPIMLLRNIDPKLGLCNGTRLLGRGSYQNLIDAEILTGQFAGTRVFLPRIPLKSAENAGLLFQLTRKQFPVKLSFCLTINKSQGQIVFNIYLYIPAHIFVQWIAKDIFVPTIYVFY; this is encoded by the exons ATGAATAATCATGAGGAGCATAACAGCAACAATGTGGTCATGAATAATGATGAGGAACATACCAACAACATTGAGGAAGACAATGAAAGTGAGCCCATGAATAATCATGAGGAGCGCCGTAACAACATTCATCAAGTACGGCGTATGAGGAGGGCAAGAATAAATAATAATCCTGCTAGAGATTTTCATGAGGAAATGGGTGTCCATGATTGTCAATTGCCCCCACTAAAAACATGCCCATATTGCAATGCATTGTTGTTTAATCAAGAGACCTTTAGTTTGTGTTGCTTGAAGGGGAATATTGTTCTACCACTAATACAGTCTCCCCCAGAAATGGTTCACCTCTTTTCTGATCAAACTGATGAGGGCAGAAAATTCAGACAAAATATTAGGGCCTACAACAATGTGTTTGCTTCCACTTCAATGGGCGTACATGTTGATGAAAGAATTAATATCCAAGGCCGTGGACCTTATACGTTTCATGCACAAGGTTCTATATATCATAAAATTGGTGGTCTATTACCAATTGACGGGAGAAGACCACGATATCTACAGGCTTATATATACGACACTGAGCATGAACTTGAGAATAGATTGTCTGAAAGTGAAGTTTTGGAGAGGGGAATGGTTGAAAAGATACAACAAATTCTTAATCAACACAATCCATTTGTTCAAACATTTCGAAGTCTTAGACAACGTCAAGATTTGCCCAATTGCAGACTCATCATCAGAGAGCAACCTTCCGACCGCCGTCAGTATAATTTGCCATCTGCATCACAAGTTGCTGCTATTATAGTAGGGGGTGACGACATCAATCCAAATGGGAGAGATTTTATTGTTCAAACAATTAGTGGACAACTTTGGAATGTCAAAGACTCAGTTGGATATTATGACCCCATGCAGTATCCGTTATTATTGCCTTATGGAACATATGGATGGGACATTAATACTCATGGCAATAATGGAAGACCAAT ATGTGTCAAGGTCATGAAAATCCTCTACATCGAGGAGGACGCCTCTTCCAACA GTAACGTTGGTCGTAGAACAATTCTGCCATCATCGTTTATTGGAAGCCCACATGACATCTACCAACGATATCAAGATGCAATGGCTTTGGTTCAAAAATATGGCAGGCCGGATCTTTTTATCACCATGACCTGTAACCCCAATTGGGAAGAAGTTAGAAATGAACTACTCCCTGGACAAACCCCACAAGACCGTCCTGATTTAGTCACCAGGGTATTTCATGCTAAGTTTGAGCAATTAAAAGAAGACATCATCAACAAGGGGGTGTTGGGAAAAGTGGCTGCACATGCTTTTGTTGTTGAATTTCAAAAACGGGGCCTACCACATGTTCATATGCTGATTATGTTAGAAGAAAATGACAAGCTTAATAACCCTGATGAATATGATCGCATTGTTAGAGCTGAAATAGCATATGAGGACGAGGAGCCTCAACTTTATGATGCAGTGTGTACACATATGATTCATGGTCCATGTGGAACTCTTAACCCAAGGCAGTCATGTATGAAAAATGGAAGTTGCAATAAAGGTTATCCAAAACCATTTGCAAATTTCACTGTGCAAGGGAATGATGCATATCCTGTATATCGGAGACGAGCAAGTCGTTTACCAGTACCTTTGCGTAGACGAGGAGATGTGATGGTGGATAACAGTTGGGTGGTTCCCTACAACCCATGGTTGCTATTACGGTATAATTGTCACATCAATGTTGAAATATGTGGGAGCATAAAAAGTGTCAAGTACTTATATAAGTATATCTACAAAGGTCCTGATAGAGTGGCACTTGAGTTGCAATCAAACACAgagtttgatgaaattagaCAATTTGTTGATGCAAGGTGGGTCTGTGCACCGGAGGCTTTATGGAGGATCTTCAAATTTGCAATGAACAAAATATATCCAGTAGTAGAGCGATTACAAATACATCTTCCCAACATGCAACAGATAACATTCAATGTTGATGAAACAGTAGAGAATATTCTAGCAGATGAGCACGCACAAATGTCAATGCTTACTGAGTTTTTCACCATAAATCAAATGGATGAGGATGCAAGAGCATATTTGTATCGAGAAATTCCTGAACATTACAGGTGGGATAATAGCAACAAAATTTGggtgaaaagaagaagaaactacaaGGTTATTGGGCGAATATACAGCGTCTCACCGTCTGAAGGTGAGAAATTTTACCCGTGTGTCCTTAATCATGTAAGAGGTCCAAGATCATTTCGTGATTTGCTTACTGTTAATGGTGTTCTACAACCAACTTTCAAGCAAGCAGCAGAGAAACAAG ATTATCCTTCATCTGGTGATATTGCAAACCGAAACAGGCTCTTACAAGATTTAAATGGAGTACTTGAACAATTTAACAGGAACATTAGAGATTTTGACCTGCCTGAAATGACAACGGAACCAGAAGAAAATTCAAGAATGCCAAGGTGTATTGAAGACGAACTTTCCGTACATATCTCTCAAGAAGACATTGATGCAATTGACCGCCTTAATGACGACCAAAGGATCGCCTTTAACACAATCATGGATGCAGTTCAGAGAAAAAGAAGTGCATTATTTTTTGTTAATGGTCCTGGTGGAACTGGGAAGACATATTTATACCGTGCATTGCTAGCAAACATACGAAGAATGAATCATATAGTCTTAGCCACAGCATCATCTGGAATAGCTGCAAATATACTGCCCGGCGGGAGGACAGCTCACTCTAGATTTAAGATTCCACTCAATGTAGATGCGTCATCTATGTGTTCCATAGGTAAACAGTCTGCTCTGGCACAACTGGTACAAGATTCGACTGCAATTATTTGGGATGAGGCACCTATGACACATCGACATGTCTTTGAAGCACTTTATCAAACTTTTAGAGACATAATGGATGTCGACTTACCATTTGGTGGAAAGATAATGATTTTTGGGGGAGATTTTTGTCAACTCCTCCCTGTTATTCCTAAAGGAACGAAGTCTGAACTCATTCAAGCCTCCATTGTGAAATCAACATTTTGGACACATATAAAGATATTGAGACTGAGACAGAATATGAGATCCATAAATGACCACCAATTTGCAGAGTTTCTTCTTCGTGTAGGCGATGGGAGTGAACAAGTCATCAATGACGAAATGATAAGATTACCGGAATGCATGGTGGTTCCATGGGAAAGCGACCAATCTATCAATCTAATTATTGATGAAGTTTTCCCCAATTTGGGTGATCATGTAAATGATGCAAGATACATGGTGGACAGAGCATTGATTACTCTTATAAACGACGATGTGGACGTGTTGAATGAAAAGATAATCCATATGTTTCCAGGTGAAGAAATTACATTGTACTCATTTGACTCTGTTGAAGATGACATCAGAAATTTGTACCAACCAGAGTTTCTGAACTCAATAACCGCAGGTGGGCTGCCACCCCACAAGTTAACTCTGAAAGTAGGTGCTCCAATCATGCTTTTGAGGAATATTGACCCTAAATTGGGATTGTGTAACGGTACTAGATTGTTGGGCCGTGGTTCGTAC